A window from Fragaria vesca subsp. vesca linkage group LG5, FraVesHawaii_1.0, whole genome shotgun sequence encodes these proteins:
- the LOC101309743 gene encoding uncharacterized protein LOC101309743, with the protein MEKLCLALYFAGCKLRHYMLAFTTVVIAQSDPVKYMLSRPILRGRIGKWILVMSEFSLQYIPQKAVKGQAITDFLAHHPSSELTAFRELEFAAVTLAPWTLYFDGSRTDTAAGAGIAIENPAGDHFSYSFQLDFKCTINQAEYEALIIGLEILLELGVREVQVFGDSLLVVNQLVEKFKCLSSSIEPYLRKAFVVLDQFDDVYIEHIPREFNFAANELAQVASGLSLHDGVHERLLKVERRTLPSFIARGQFQADNPEVAALDPIDEDWRLPFIVYLQNPNDASHSRQIRFLALNFVLRNGELRRRGEDGNDFRCVYENEAKCLMREVHCGVCGSHQAGPKMRWLIRRHGYYWPTILKDCIAFAKGCQDCQAYGLVQHISNIPLQPIIKPWPGRGWAIDFVGIIYPHSFEQYKFIIVATDFFTKWVEAEPLKVASANSVRNFISRFGIPECIVTDGRGKWSARWEGPFIIHRILPKGAYHLCDLDSTIHRNPINGRFFKRHIVGVWEREDPPPPPEPVTTVNSVTRHRILASPPSTKGQPGIKNERIRCNVSA; encoded by the coding sequence ATGGAGAAGTTGTGTCTTGCTCTATATTTTGCAGGATGCAAGCTGCGCCACTACATGCTTGCCTTTACCACGGTTGTGATCGCTCAATCCGACCCGGTCAAATATATGCTCTCACGCCCTATCTTACGGGGACGCATAGGCAAGTGGATATTAGTCATGTCCGAATTCTCGTTGCAATATATTCCGCAAAAAGCAGTAAAAGGACAAGCAATAACAGACTTTCTCGCCCATCACCCATCTTCAGAGCTCACGGCGTTTCGCGAGTTGGAATTCGCTGCTGTAACACTCGCTCCATGGACCCTTTACTTTGATGGATCACGGACTGATACCGCAGCCGGAGCCGGGATAGCCATAGAAAATCCCGCCGGAGATCACTTCTCCTACTCGTTCCAGCTCGATTTCAAATGCACCATTAACCAGGCCGAATACGAGGCGCTCATCATCGGACTGGAAATTTTGTTGGAATTAGGAGTCCGCGAAGTTCAAGTCTTTGGTGATTCCCTGTTGGTCGTCAACCAGCTAGTGGAGAAGTTCAAGTGCTTAAGCTCGTCCATTGAACCATACCTGCGCAAGGCATTTGTAGTATTGGATCAATTCGACGACGTATACATCGAGCACATTCCACGCGAGTTCAACTTCGCGGCCAACGAGCTCGCCCAGGTAGCGTCCGGCCTCAGCCTGCACGATGGAGTGCACGAACGTTTGCTCAAAGTCGAGCGCCGTACCCTTCCCTCTTTCATCGCCAGGGGGCAATTTCAGGCCGACAACCCCGAGGTCGCGGCCTTAGACCCTATCGACGAGGATTGGCGACTACCATTTATCGTTTACCTCCAGAATCCCAATGACGCCTCTCACTCTAGGCAGATCCGTTTCCTCGCCTTAAACTTTGTTTTACGCAATGGCGAACTCCGTCGACGTGGGGAAGACGGCAACGACTTCCGCTGCGTGTATGAGAATGAAGCTAAATGCCTCATGCGCGAAGTACATTGTGGGGTTTGCGGTTCGCACCAGGCAGGGCCAAAAATGCGTTGGTTGATCCGCCGCCATGGGTACTACTGGCCGACCATTTTAAAAGACTGCATTGCCTTTGCCAAAGGTTGCCAAGACTGCCAGGCCTATGGACTAGTGCAACACATCTCCAACATTCCGTTGCAGCCTATCATTAAACCTTGGCCGGGTCGCGGATGGGCAATAGATTTCGTTGGCATTATTTATCCCCATTCTTTTGAGCAGTATAAGTTCATTATCGTCGCCACTGATTTCTTTACCAAATGGGTCGAGGCCGAACCGCTCAAGGTTGCCTCCGCCAACTCGGTCCGCAATTTCATTTCCCGCTTTGGTATTCCGGAGTGCATCGTTACGGACGGTCGGGGCAAGTGGTCCGCTCGCTGGGAAGGCCCTTTTATTATTCATCGTATACTCCCCAAGGGGGCATACCACCTGTGCGACCTAGACAGTACCATTCATCGCAATCCTATTAATGGCCGCTTTTTCAAGCGCCACATTGTTGGAGTTTGGGAACGCGAGGATCCTCCACCTCCTCCAGAACCCGTCACCACAGTCAATAGTGTTACGCGCCATCGCATTCTCGCTTCGCCGCCTAGCACTAAGGGGCAACCCGGGATAAAAAATGAAAGAATACGTTGTAACGTATCAGCCTAA